acaAGTGCACTTGACATTTTTACAGCACCCCTGCAATGGGAGCCCCCACCATTGGGCAGATGGGAAAagcgaggctcagagaggtgcgGTGACTTGCCTCAATTCTCACAGCATGGAGaatgggacttgaacccaggtctgcaCGGCCGAGATCCCCAGCCTCTCCATGGTCTTTCACCGCCGGCTCTGGGTCAAACTAGGGCCATGTGCACAGCTGATCACAGGGTTGCAGAGGGTGCAAGGCTGGCAGAGGTGCCAGGAGGAAGGTCAGGGATTGTCCAGAGGAGGACACACTGGGGTGGGAAGAGGGGCCACCATAGAGGTGGAGGGCTCCTGTGGGGTGGAGGCTGGAAGAGAGCCGGGAGTAGCAGGAATGTAAAAGTGCACATGGGCAGGACACGCCCTGCCTGAGCTCTGACCTTATTAGACCTGCAATCAAGGCTGTGCATGAAGCTATCAAGTCCGGCTCAGCCGGGCGTGGGAGCCAGGCGGAAGGTAGGGCTGATAAATGGCTCCGTTCAGCCAGGCTTGGAGTCCCAGGTTCTGCCTTTTCAAAGGTGGCTCTAAGGGAGGGCTCCTGGCAGGTGCGGCCTGTTCCTGGAGCCTTCTGCGGAGCTGGGGCATCGCGCAGAGGCCGGGCAGTCCAGCCCCGAAAGACGGAGCCATGCCCTGCAGGTCTTGGTCCAGGTCGGGGGCTGCGGCGGCCCCTCTCACCGCCCCTCTTCTTGCCTGCCAGTGCAGAAGGCAAATCCGTGGCAGACCTCATTACTGAACGTCAACTGCTGGCGGCCTTGGAACAGCTTCTGCACTTGGAGACTCGGCTGGTGGCCGAGAAAGCCTCGCGCACCTTTGAGCAGGACCCCACGGCCTTCGCGCGGTGCGCCATGGACGTGTGCCTGCATTACGACGGGCTGGCAGCTGAGATCGGGGCCATCGTGCGCGAGACGCTGGGCGCCGACGGCGTGGACGCCGCCGCGCTGGCCGAGCTGGCCCACGTGGTGCGCGCGGAGGAGGAGGCCCACCCCGCGCCCCCAGACGACGGCGACTTCCTGCGCACGCCGCGCCGCTGGCGCCAGCACTGGGAGGAAGCGGTGAGGCGGAGCGCTCAGGAGCGCGTGCGGCAGTCGGGCACCAGGGAGGCCGAGGGCGCGTCGGGCCTGGCCCAGCTTCTGGTCGATCTGGGTGGCGTGGTTCGCCGCGACCTGCAGAAGGTGTGGCAGGAGGTGCAGCCCGCGTACTCGGCGGCTGGCTTCCCGGCCTGGGAGGTCTACCTGCGTGCCTTCCACGGCGCCGTGGCCCAGCGCCTCCAGGAGCTCGCGCGCGATGCCCGCGGCTGCGAGCAGCTCTATCTCCTTCTGGATTGGGCGGCCAACGTGTATGGCAGGTGAGGCTCGGCCAGGGCACCAAGAGGCGAGGACGACCGCTTCCCCCGCAGGCCTTGGGGCGCCCACTTTGAGGAGGACGTAGCCTTTCCTCTCTGTTCTCTCCCTGGGGTAGGACTGAGAGCTGAGGATTTCGACATGCTTTCCTCCCGGGTTAGTCCGTGGGGTGCTGCTGCCCCAGGTTTTCTAGGGGTCACCCATACACAGTTCCAGAATTTGGAAAGTTTCTGCGAGGAGGTTCCCACGGGAGCAAGGCCTGTGCTGGTTCACCAGGTGCCTTTGGGCGCATCGGAAAAGGGCAcctcttggccaggcgcggtggcttacacctataatcccagcactttgagaggctgaggcaggcagatcaccagaggtcagaagtttgaaaccagcctggccaatatggtgaaaccccgtttctataaaaatacaaaaatcagctgagcgtggtggcgggcgcctgtaatcccagctactcgggagggcgagccaggagaattgattgaacccggaagctgagatctcgccattgcactccagcctgggcaacagagcaagactccaaaaaaaaaaaaaaaaaagaaaaagaaagagagaaagagagagaagaaaggaagaaagaaagaaagaaaggaaggaaggaaggcaggcaccTCTCTAGGGCAGACTCAACCCCTGCGGGCTCACAGCGCTTGGCGTGGGCTCACCGGCGCTTTCCCTTTGGACAGGCATCTGGGTTCAGGGTGCATCCCGCGGGGAATGGCCACATCCCTCTCTGCGCGTGGGATGAGGGTAACTTGCTTTCCCCAAGGAGCGGATCCCAGCCCCAGCAGCAGGAGCGCCCacggtgtggggtggggggtgcggGGTGCGGGGTGaggggtgtggggggtgggggatggggtgtggggtggggggtgtggggaggttgCCTGAAGCCCCGCACTCCTTACATTGGTCCTTACGTTGCGTGGCCTCAGACCCGCATCCTCCCGGCTGTGGGCACCCCTGCTGTGGGTTGAGGGTGGCAGTTCCCTGAGCTGTGTCTGAGGAGAGGGCGGAATGCCATCTGGGTGACGGTCCTTCAGCGTCCTGCAGGAGGGCAGGAACAGCTGTCAGAGGCTTCCAGGGGGAGGGGGTGTGCGCTCACAGGGTGtgtgcacagtgtgtgtgtgccCGCAGTGTGTGCGTGTGCtcaccgtgtgtgtgtgcgcgtgtgtgagAACAGATGCCCAGGTTCAGGGATTAAACTGTGAGCCTGGCCAGAGGAGGGGCAGCGGCTGCAGCATCAGAGCCGCCCGCCCTCAGCCCCCTGCCCTGACTTCCAGTTCTGACTTTCTGGGCACCCCTGGCCTGGCGCTGCCCACCGAGCCACTGCCCCCGCTCCTGGCGCCGGACGTGTGGGCCCGACTGGAAAGTGACTACACTAGCTTCCTCGAGGTCAGTCCCGACGGGCCAGGCTGGAGGGGGCAGGTTCTGGCGGGAGGTGTGGCGCCCAGGCGCAGGGCTGCCAGAGCTGGCGCTGGTTCACCCTGCGGCCCCCAGCGCGGACTTGTGACAATACAGGGCGGCCCTCATCCCGGACGGCGCGGGACGGGGTCCGGGAGGGTCTCACCGCGGTGGTCCCTTCTCCCCCCAGGCCAAGATCGCTAGCTGCTTCGACCGTATATTGCAGCTGGAGCAGAGTCGCTGGGCGGCGGCCGAGGGCCCGGAGGTGCTGCAGGGCCTCTACCGGGCGCCGCTGTCCACGGACGTCCACATGGTGCGGCCCAGAGCAGGGGCTGGGAAGGGGCGCGTGTTCAAGCCTCACGCACACGATGGGGACACCCAGAACGATCCTACCCAGTCCTGTAGCAACCCTTCTGTTAGATGGGAGCCTGACGCCCCGCGTGGGGGGAAATCGGGACCCTGGGCACGTCTAGGGACTGGGAGGCAGCTGGACGGGGGTTTGCGGGAGTTGACTCTCGGGTTGCGGGGCTTTCCGACTGAGCGACACAGCCGGGCTGGCTGAAGGTGTGGCGGAGCTACAGGGTGAACTGCGGCCTGGAGTCCGCGGCTGGGACGCGCACTTAGTGCGGGACTTCGCTCGCAGCTCGTGGCCGAGCACGTGAAGGCGGCCGGCGCCATCTCCGCGGAGCTGGAGGCCACCACCTTGCGAATCTGCACGCGGGCGCTCGGCCTCTTCGTGCCCAGGTGCGGACTCATCCTCGGTAGGGGAGCGACGCGGCCAGGTGTGCTctgcaggtgggagggaggggtctGCGCGGGGACCTGATGGGAGGGTGGACCCAGGGTCATCGCGCAGCCAGGAAGGGTCCCCAAGGGCTCTGTGTATCCTGCCCCAGGTTTGAAAAGGCTTTTCTGGCGTCGGAGGCGGTGAGCGACCCGCACCTGGGCGCCTACATCAACGCCTGCGAGGAGCTCAGGTAGGGCTCGGCCGCTTCTGCGCAGGCGCGGTGCGGCCGGCAGGGGGCGCGCGAGCGCCGGGAACCTGGATGGAGGGGAGTGCGCGCGCGTGGAGGGGGCAGAgctgaggagtgtgtgtgtgtccgtgtgttgGTGGATCTGAGGGGTGTGGacgggtgtgtgcatgtgtgtgtagcagagTTGAGGGGTGTGTGTAGCATGTGTAGTGGAGCTGagggtgtgcctgtgtgtgtgtgcgtgtgtagaACTGaggtgtacatgtatgtgtggcGGAgctaaaaagtgtgtgtgtgcatgtgtgtggggtggagctgagtggtgtgtgtgtgtgtgtgtcagaccTGAGGGCCATGTGTCtctggtgtgtatgtgtgtgtcagaGCTGAGGGGCATGTgtctctggggtgtgtgtgtgtcagagctGAGGGGCGTGTGtctcaggtgtgtgtgtatgtgtgcatgtgtgtggggtggagctgagtggtgtgtgtgtgtgtgtgtgtgtcagaccTGAGGGCCATGTGTCtcgggtgtgtatgtgtgtgtgagagctgagtggtgtgtgtgtcaGACCTGAGGGCCATGTGTCTccggtgtgtatgtgtgtgtcagagctgagtggtgtgtgtgtcaGAGCTGAGGGGCGTGTGtctcaggtgtgtgtgtatgtgtgcatgtgtgtggggtggagctgagtggtgtgtgtgtgtgtgtgtcagagctGAGGGGCGTGTGtctcaggtgtgtgtgtatgtgtgcatgtgtgtggggtggagctgagtggtgtgtgtgtgtgtgtgtcagaccTGAGGGGCGTGTGtctcaggtgtgtgtgtatgtgtgcatgtgtgtggggtggagctgagtggtgtgtgtgtgtctgtgtgtgtgtgtgtcagaccTGAGGGCCATGTGTCTccggtgtgtatgtgtgtgtgagagctgAGTGGTGTGTATGTCAGAGCTGAGGGGCGTGTGtctcaggtgtgtgtgtatgtgtgcatgtgtgtggggtggagctgagtggtgtgtgtgtgtgtgtcagaccTGAGGACCATGTGTCTccggtgtgtatgtgtgtgtgagagctgagtggtgtgtgtgtcaGAGCTGAGGGGCATGTGtctcaggtgtgtgtgtatgtgtgcatgtgtgtggggtggagctgaggggtgtgtgtgtgtgtgtgtcagaccTGAGGGCCATGTGTCTccggtgtgtatgtgtgtgtgagagctgagtggtgtgtgtgtcaGAGCTGAGGGGCGTGTGtctcaggtgtgtgtgtatgtgtgcatgtgtgtggggtaGAGCtgagtggtgtatgtgtgtgtgcgtgtgtcagAGCTGAGGGGTGTgtctcaggtgtgtgtgtgtgtcagagctGAGaggtgtgtgcgcgtgtgtgtgtgtgtgtgtgtccatccaAGTGGAGGCCCTGGGGGAGTGTGGGCGGCTCTTCAAGGCGGAGCAGAGGCCGAGGGTCCCAGCTCGCTGCCCGCTGCCTCGGTCTCCATTTTCCCTCCCTTCATCCCAGacagcatttcttcctttttgggACACCTCCTCCTCTGGGAAGCGTCCCTGAGCCTGAACCCTGGGCTGTGCTGGGGTGGGGTCTGGGTCTCTGTGCCCCCAGTAGGTGGAGGCCCTCCCTGTGGGCTGGCAGCAGCTGGCAGCCTTCTGTGCCCTCAGCTCCAGGCCAGGCCTCAGCAGATGCATCAGTGCTGAGGGGGGCCAGCATCAGAGGGCACAGGCTGGGCCACCCTGCCTGGTTcatcctttttttaaagtttgtagaTGTTAGTGGCCCCAAGTGCTCACTTCTCATTTATCTGATTTCAAAGAACAGCTGTGCCACCTGCTGGCTGTGTGTTCTGGGACAAGCCACTTCCTTCTGTGCCTCTTTTGCCACCTGTCAAATAGGATCAGAGCAGCTGCCCCCTGGGGCAGTGTGGAACTCTGTGCCTGAGGGGACTCAGCTCCCACTGGCTCTTTGTAGCACCTgtgagtgccaggcactgagcaagTGCCTTCCTTGCCTGACGAGTCTCATCCCAAGCACACACAGGTGGGTATACAGGCCTGGAAAGGAGGCGTCACTTGCCCAGTCATGCAGCTGGTGAGTGGTGGAGCTGGGGCTTGAACCAGGCCTGCCTACATCCAAAGCGTGACCATGAAGCACTGCTTCGTTAGCACTCTCTCGTCCTTAATCTGTGCCAGGCCTGTCCTTGGCCCTGGGCCCCTGGGTTTCAGCTCCAGGGAGCGTTCTCTGCCCGTTGGTAAGTCGGGCAGCTTCTGGCTAACCCTTGATGGAACTCCAGCCTGCCCTACCGTGTCCCTGGCTGTGGAACTGGGTATAGCCTGTACCTTAGTTTCCTCAACAGTGAAATACGGATATTGTCATCTTCAGGGGAGCAGTTATGAGGCTCAAGGTGTGACTCTGCCACACTGTTTATCACCAAAAGGGAGGGAAAGTCCGTCCCAGAAGCCACCAGAGGGGGATTGGCCAGCCACCTGCTGACCTGCCCTCAGTGACTGGCTCCCTGGGCTTCCGTGCTGTCCCTCACTTGACTCTGCTCCCACAGGCTGCCCTTCACATTCCAGTCTAAGTGAGTGGAGCTGGAGTGGCCTCACCGGACACGGCTGTGTGCCTAGCCTTGttccccagcctgccctccctTGCCCACCTCATCGCTGGTCCTGGCCCCTCCCCAGGACCAGTCTTCTCTCCAGGTACCCAGGAACCCAAGAGGAGCTGGAGAAGCCCCTGGCGGCGGCCACCTGCAGCTTCCAGAAGCACCTGCTTCGTGGCCTGCAGCGTGACTTACAGGTGACTGTGACAGGCCCTCCCTCCACACCGTCCATGCCCAGCAGGTACCCCTATCCTAGAGCCTGGGGGCCCAGGTCACAGCATTCACTTATTCCAGGGACCAGCTCGTGGGTGTGTGTGAAGGGTAGTGGGCAGGGAACCCAGGGGAGGTCCCAGCTGAGCACGACGACTGGGCGACGCCTGCCTTCTCACTTCAGTCTCCAGCTGTTGGTGGTCACCCCGAAGCATGGGATAGTGGG
Above is a window of Callithrix jacchus isolate 240 chromosome 8, calJac240_pri, whole genome shotgun sequence DNA encoding:
- the EXOC3L4 gene encoding exocyst complex component 3-like protein 4 isoform X4 — protein: MSSPRTETPGPELQSPKEAEEPQTPAHSSRQTGSRKEPSGHRVDGTRLGLGTLKQAFSWASQRASTQVSKENAGLLRQSSCSLFRSLRRALDEGPAAGHSRATPEVPSEVMNAVSQQASPGAASEELKPETEGKSVADLITERQLLAALEQLLHLETRLVAEKASRTFEQDPTAFARCAMDVCLHYDGLAAEIGAIVRETLGADGVDAAALAELAHVVRAEEEAHPAPPDDGDFLRTPRRWRQHWEEAVRRSAQERVRQSGTREAEGASGLAQLLVDLGGVVRRDLQKVWQEVQPAYSAAGFPAWEVYLRAFHGAVAQRLQELARDARGCEQLYLLLDWAANVYGSSDFLGTPGLALPTEPLPPLLAPDVWARLESDYTSFLEAKIASCFDRILQLEQSRWAAAEGPEVLQGLYRAPLSTDVHMLVAEHVKAAGAISAELEATTLRICTRALGLFVPRFEKAFLASEAVSDPHLGAYINACEELRYPGTQEELEKPLAAATCSFQKHLLRGLQRDLQPLFRAVWTRGWLAGDWLQPLMDKVVVFAAHLQHVARPRAQETLQEAHRFVVREYLAQALRPRERFRGMERMRSSQKMSLDAQAIGDTFQGLGSEATWLDQAIQCVAEILGETYKDDIQRHLETLIRSYPDIRQDHVQAILALRRLGRRRNQHLLQHARDLLRAAAGAAGAEAPRGRVLFEEIKVPSAMVVLITCV
- the EXOC3L4 gene encoding exocyst complex component 3-like protein 4 isoform X2 encodes the protein MSSPRTETPGPELQSPKEAEEPQTPAHSSRQTGSRKEPSGHRVDGTRLGLGTLKQAFSWASQRASTQVSKENAGLLRQSSCSLFRSLRRALDEGPAAGHSRATPEVPSEVMNAVSQQASPGAASEELKPETEGKSVADLITERQLLAALEQLLHLETRLVAEKASRTFEQDPTAFARCAMDVCLHYDGLAAEIGAIVRETLGADGVDAAALAELAHVVRAEEEAHPAPPDDGDFLRTPRRWRQHWEEAVRRSAQERVRQSGTREAEGASGLAQLLVDLGGVVRRDLQKVWQEVQPAYSAAGFPAWEVYLRAFHGAVAQRLQELARDARGCEQLYLLLDWAANVYGSSDFLGTPGLALPTEPLPPLLAPDVWARLESDYTSFLEAKIASCFDRILQLEQSRWAAAEGPEVLQGLYRAPLSTDVHMLVAEHVKAAGAISAELEATTLRICTRALGLFVPRFEKAFLASEAVSDPHLGAYINACEELRYPGTQEELEKPLAAATCSFQKHLLRGLQRDLQPLFRAVWTRGWLAGDWLQPLMDKVVVFAAHLQHVARPRAQETLQEAHRFVVREYLAQALRPRERFRGMERMRSSQKMSLDAQAIGDTFQGLGSEATWLDQAIQCVAEILGETYKDDIQRHLETLIRSYPDISHPPSAPLGEGTPPVLESEEGGGPRTPGEKALSETKGILRPGQEEGGFDPGVCWGDGRTTYRPFWRCAGWAAGGTSISCSTPETC
- the EXOC3L4 gene encoding exocyst complex component 3-like protein 4 isoform X1 → MSSPRTETPGPELQSPKEAEEPQTPAHSSRQTGSRKEPSGHRVDGTRLGLGTLKQAFSWASQRASTQVSKENAGLLRQSSCSLFRSLRRALDEGPAAGHSRATPEVPSEVMNAVSQQASPGAASEELKPETEGKSVADLITERQLLAALEQLLHLETRLVAEKASRTFEQDPTAFARCAMDVCLHYDGLAAEIGAIVRETLGADGVDAAALAELAHVVRAEEEAHPAPPDDGDFLRTPRRWRQHWEEAVRRSAQERVRQSGTREAEGASGLAQLLVDLGGVVRRDLQKVWQEVQPAYSAAGFPAWEVYLRAFHGAVAQRLQELARDARGCEQLYLLLDWAANVYGSSDFLGTPGLALPTEPLPPLLAPDVWARLESDYTSFLEAKIASCFDRILQLEQSRWAAAEGPEVLQGLYRAPLSTDVHMLVAEHVKAAGAISAELEATTLRICTRALGLFVPRFEKAFLASEAVSDPHLGAYINACEELRTSLLSRYPGTQEELEKPLAAATCSFQKHLLRGLQRDLQPLFRAVWTRGWLAGDWLQPLMDKVVVFAAHLQHVARPRAQETLQEAHRFVVREYLAQALRPRERFRGMERMRSSQKMSLDAQAIGDTFQGLGSEATWLDQAIQCVAEILGETYKDDIQRHLETLIRSYPDISHPPSAPLGEGTPPVLESEEGGGPRTPGEKALSETKGILRPGQEEGGFDPGVCWGDGRTTYRPFWRCAGWAAGGTSISCSTPETC
- the EXOC3L4 gene encoding exocyst complex component 3-like protein 4 isoform X3, whose translation is MSSPRTETPGPELQSPKEAEEPQTPAHSSRQTGSRKEPSGHRVDGTRLGLGTLKQAFSWASQRASTQVSKENAGLLRQSSCSLFRSLRRALDEGPAAGHSRATPEVPSEVMNAVSQQASPGAASEELKPETEGKSVADLITERQLLAALEQLLHLETRLVAEKASRTFEQDPTAFARCAMDVCLHYDGLAAEIGAIVRETLGADGVDAAALAELAHVVRAEEEAHPAPPDDGDFLRTPRRWRQHWEEAVRRSAQERVRQSGTREAEGASGLAQLLVDLGGVVRRDLQKVWQEVQPAYSAAGFPAWEVYLRAFHGAVAQRLQELARDARGCEQLYLLLDWAANVYGSSDFLGTPGLALPTEPLPPLLAPDVWARLESDYTSFLEAKIASCFDRILQLEQSRWAAAEGPEVLQGLYRAPLSTDVHMLVAEHVKAAGAISAELEATTLRICTRALGLFVPRFEKAFLASEAVSDPHLGAYINACEELRTSLLSRYPGTQEELEKPLAAATCSFQKHLLRGLQRDLQPLFRAVWTRGWLAGDWLQPLMDKVVVFAAHLQHVARPRAQETLQEAHRFVVREYLAQALRPRERFRGMERMRSSQKMSLDAQAIGDTFQGLGSEATWLDQAIQCVAEILGETYKDDIQRHLETLIRSYPDIRQDHVQAILALRRLGRRRNQHLLQHARDLLRAAAGAAGAEAPRGRVLFEEIKVPSAMVVLITCV